A single region of the Hoeflea prorocentri genome encodes:
- a CDS encoding nuclear transport factor 2 family protein, with translation MSAPPGLNPAARTSLDLWHDMLLGADMRRLGDITSDAVVFRSPAFFKPYHGKSAFVFIISAVSQIFEDFRYHRQFASSDGMNAVLEFEARIGQRSLKGIDMIRFDEDGLIAEFEVMIRPANALAALAEKMSEKAGAGLAEYRAVTGR, from the coding sequence ATGTCAGCACCGCCCGGACTGAACCCGGCAGCCCGCACATCACTCGATCTTTGGCACGATATGCTGCTTGGCGCAGATATGCGCCGCCTTGGCGATATCACGTCCGATGCGGTTGTTTTCCGCTCACCCGCCTTCTTCAAGCCCTATCACGGCAAATCCGCCTTTGTATTTATCATCAGCGCTGTCTCTCAGATTTTCGAGGACTTCCGCTATCACCGGCAGTTCGCATCCAGTGACGGAATGAATGCCGTCTTGGAATTTGAAGCGCGCATCGGTCAAAGAAGCCTGAAAGGCATCGACATGATCCGTTTCGACGAAGACGGGCTGATCGCTGAATTCGAAGTCATGATCCGGCCGGCCAATGCGCTGGCGGCTCTGGCCGAAAAAATGAGCGAGAAGGCAGGTGCAGGTCTTGCTGAATACCGCGCCGTGACCGGCCGATAA
- a CDS encoding NADPH-dependent 2,4-dienoyl-CoA reductase: MTHYPHIFTQLDLGFTTLPNRILMGSMHTGLEDRKAHERVAAYFAERARGGVGLMVTGGVAPNEEGAALPGAGKLSVMDEVAEHVPTTEAVHAEGGKIAMQILHSGRYAYHKGGVSASAIKSPISPFAPIELDEAGIEKQIADFAKCASLAREAGYDGVEIMGSEGYFINQFLVTHTNKREDDWGGSYANRMRLPVEIVKRVRKAVGEDFIIIYRLSMIDLVPNGSTWEEVVQLAKAIEDAGATIINTGIGWHEARIPTIATSVPRRAFTWVTKKLMGDVSIPLITSNRINSPEVAEQVLSDGCADMVSMARPFLADSEFVKKAKEGRSDEIAPCIACNQACLDHTFQMQLSTCLVNPRACHETELNYLPTDNPRKVAVVGAGPAGLSAAIVAAERGHEVTLFDRAEEIGGQLNMAKKIPGKEEFFGLVDYYKRQLELKQVRTVLGQSVDPDTLADKGFDDVIVATGVLPRDPEIPGQNHPSVLSYIEVLRDEKPVGKKVAVIGAGGIGFDVCEFLAHEGESPTEDLDLWKKEWGVGDPSQSRGGLNPQGAQPEASPREITLLQRKSKKHGATLGKTTGWIHRAALAMKDVHMLGNVNYEEISDKGLRISFGEERRDPRWLDVDTIVICAGQLSDTGLAEALEARGVASQIIGGAFKAGELDAKRAIDQGSRVAAAL, from the coding sequence ATGACGCACTACCCTCATATTTTCACGCAGCTCGATCTGGGCTTTACGACACTGCCCAACCGCATCCTCATGGGGTCGATGCATACGGGTCTGGAAGACCGCAAGGCGCATGAGCGTGTGGCCGCCTATTTCGCGGAACGGGCGCGTGGAGGCGTCGGGCTCATGGTAACCGGCGGCGTTGCGCCGAATGAAGAAGGCGCCGCCCTTCCCGGCGCTGGCAAGCTGTCAGTGATGGATGAAGTGGCGGAACACGTGCCGACCACTGAGGCTGTTCATGCAGAAGGCGGAAAAATCGCCATGCAGATCCTGCATTCGGGGCGTTATGCCTATCACAAGGGCGGAGTATCGGCATCGGCCATCAAATCTCCGATCTCTCCCTTTGCGCCCATCGAACTCGATGAAGCCGGCATTGAAAAGCAGATCGCCGATTTTGCAAAATGCGCGTCGCTTGCCCGTGAGGCCGGATATGACGGCGTTGAGATCATGGGGTCCGAAGGCTATTTCATCAATCAGTTCCTCGTTACCCACACGAACAAACGTGAAGACGATTGGGGCGGCAGTTATGCAAACCGCATGCGTTTGCCGGTCGAGATCGTCAAACGCGTACGCAAGGCCGTCGGAGAAGACTTCATCATCATCTACCGGCTCTCGATGATCGACCTGGTGCCCAATGGTTCGACATGGGAAGAAGTCGTTCAACTGGCGAAAGCCATCGAGGATGCTGGTGCGACCATCATAAACACCGGTATCGGCTGGCACGAAGCACGCATTCCGACCATCGCAACGTCGGTGCCCCGGCGCGCCTTTACTTGGGTGACGAAAAAGCTGATGGGCGATGTATCGATACCGCTGATCACGTCAAACCGCATCAACTCGCCGGAGGTTGCCGAACAGGTTCTTTCGGATGGATGCGCCGACATGGTGTCGATGGCACGGCCTTTCCTTGCCGATTCCGAATTTGTTAAAAAGGCAAAGGAAGGCCGATCAGACGAGATCGCGCCCTGCATCGCCTGCAACCAGGCCTGTCTGGACCACACATTCCAGATGCAGCTTTCGACCTGTCTTGTTAATCCACGTGCCTGCCACGAAACCGAATTGAACTATCTGCCGACCGACAACCCGCGCAAAGTCGCGGTCGTCGGCGCAGGTCCGGCCGGACTCTCGGCGGCAATCGTCGCAGCCGAGCGCGGTCACGAGGTGACGCTGTTCGACAGAGCCGAGGAGATTGGCGGCCAGCTCAACATGGCCAAGAAGATACCCGGCAAGGAAGAATTTTTCGGCTTGGTCGATTACTACAAACGCCAGCTTGAACTCAAACAGGTGCGCACCGTGCTTGGACAGTCTGTCGACCCCGACACCCTTGCCGACAAGGGTTTTGACGACGTGATTGTCGCGACCGGCGTTCTGCCGCGCGATCCTGAAATCCCAGGTCAGAACCATCCGAGCGTGCTGAGCTATATCGAGGTCCTGCGGGACGAAAAGCCCGTCGGCAAGAAAGTCGCGGTGATCGGCGCCGGTGGCATCGGCTTTGACGTGTGCGAGTTCCTTGCCCACGAAGGCGAGTCGCCAACCGAGGATCTCGACCTTTGGAAAAAGGAATGGGGTGTCGGCGATCCGTCCCAATCACGTGGTGGCTTGAACCCTCAGGGCGCGCAACCGGAAGCCTCACCACGCGAAATCACGCTGCTGCAACGCAAGTCGAAAAAACACGGCGCCACGCTCGGCAAGACAACCGGCTGGATCCACCGGGCGGCACTGGCGATGAAAGACGTGCATATGCTCGGTAACGTCAACTACGAGGAAATCAGCGACAAGGGATTGCGCATCTCATTTGGCGAAGAGCGGCGCGACCCGCGGTGGCTCGACGTCGATACGATTGTCATATGCGCCGGCCAGCTTTCGGACACAGGTCTTGCTGAAGCCCTGGAGGCGCGCGGTGTTGCCAGCCAGATCATTGGTGGCGCATTCAAGGCCGGCGAACTCGACGCGAAACGCGCAATCGATCAGGGCAGCCGGGTGGCGGCAGCACTTTAG
- a CDS encoding tripartite tricarboxylate transporter substrate binding protein, which translates to MKNLATSIGLAAALAASVAVAPATAQEYPFRDITTAVVWGAGGGTDSINRMIMAEMEKHLPVSISVINQTGGVAGSNGMTYVMNQPDDGYTLVGLSESNVTAAVQGGWDKRFNYWHPFIVGGSPDLISVPANSPYNTLQELVEAAKAEPGSIPAAASGSGSIHHLNLLAIENGTGAKFKFVPYKGSAPGQEAAVAGEVALVVTSLAEQAPLIAGGQLKPLAMLTPEDAEFNGQKIQSAFSMYEGLDKYLPLKQAIGFAVHTSAPDDVKAKLTDAFDKAIASDVVAEWAAANNYDIGGQSGDDATAIFDKLESTFAWTLWDLGAAKVDPSTLNIPKP; encoded by the coding sequence ATGAAAAACCTTGCAACTTCAATTGGATTGGCGGCGGCACTCGCGGCCTCTGTTGCCGTGGCACCGGCTACCGCGCAGGAATATCCATTCAGGGACATCACCACCGCAGTGGTCTGGGGCGCCGGCGGCGGCACTGACAGCATCAACAGAATGATCATGGCGGAGATGGAAAAACATCTGCCGGTCAGCATTTCTGTGATCAACCAGACGGGCGGCGTCGCCGGTTCGAACGGCATGACCTATGTCATGAACCAGCCGGACGACGGTTACACGCTGGTCGGTCTTTCGGAATCGAATGTCACCGCCGCAGTTCAGGGCGGATGGGACAAGCGTTTCAACTACTGGCATCCCTTCATTGTCGGCGGCTCGCCGGACCTGATCTCCGTTCCGGCCAACAGCCCGTACAATACGCTTCAGGAACTGGTGGAAGCCGCAAAGGCAGAGCCCGGATCAATTCCCGCGGCCGCGTCCGGCTCCGGTTCGATCCACCATCTCAACCTGCTTGCCATTGAAAACGGCACCGGCGCCAAGTTCAAATTCGTGCCCTACAAGGGATCGGCGCCCGGTCAGGAAGCCGCAGTTGCCGGCGAGGTCGCCCTTGTCGTGACATCGCTTGCGGAACAGGCACCGCTGATCGCAGGCGGCCAGTTGAAGCCGCTTGCCATGTTGACGCCGGAAGACGCCGAGTTCAACGGCCAGAAGATCCAGTCGGCATTTTCCATGTATGAGGGGCTCGACAAGTACCTGCCGCTCAAACAGGCCATCGGCTTTGCCGTGCACACCTCGGCTCCCGATGACGTCAAGGCCAAGTTGACCGACGCCTTCGACAAGGCCATCGCGTCCGATGTCGTTGCGGAATGGGCGGCCGCCAACAATTACGATATCGGCGGGCAGTCAGGTGACGATGCAACAGCGATCTTCGACAAGCTGGAAAGCACATTCGCCTGGACCCTTTGGGACCTTGGCGCTGCAAAGGTCGATCCGTCCACGCTGAATATCCCGAAGCCCTGA
- a CDS encoding DUF992 domain-containing protein: MFTKNLQTVLAATIAAAFCTGVAGAADTPLQEIAPAPAPAAKQHFTKIGVLSCTSNGGIGYVIGSSTDLSCSFRSRSQSSDFEYYSGSITKVGPDIGFKRSERVIWAVYAPTYQVPRGRLDGTYVGVSAAAGLGIGVGANVLVGNLKNNLNLVPVSVSGNIGLNASAGIGALTLSSSTASR; encoded by the coding sequence ATGTTCACCAAAAACTTACAAACAGTTCTGGCTGCAACGATTGCGGCAGCCTTTTGCACGGGCGTTGCCGGAGCGGCGGACACACCTCTACAGGAGATTGCTCCGGCACCGGCACCGGCGGCCAAGCAGCACTTCACCAAAATCGGCGTCCTGAGCTGCACAAGCAATGGCGGCATCGGCTATGTCATCGGTTCATCCACCGATCTGTCATGCTCATTTCGCAGTCGCAGCCAAAGCAGCGACTTCGAATACTATTCCGGTTCAATAACAAAGGTCGGGCCGGACATCGGCTTCAAGCGCAGCGAGCGGGTCATATGGGCCGTTTATGCACCGACTTACCAGGTTCCCCGGGGTCGGCTGGACGGGACCTATGTGGGCGTTTCAGCGGCGGCAGGACTTGGCATCGGCGTCGGCGCAAACGTGCTGGTCGGCAATCTGAAGAACAATCTCAATCTTGTTCCGGTCAGCGTGAGCGGCAATATCGGCCTTAACGCATCAGCCGGCATCGGCGCGCTGACACTGTCGAGCAGCACCGCATCGCGCTGA
- a CDS encoding isocitrate/isopropylmalate dehydrogenase family protein — MKPSFEIAVFEGDGIGPEIMKPTLELLDRIAGRHGLSLSFNEVPAGAAHYARTGEALPVSSLEAARAADAILLGAMGLPDVRYDDGTEISPQIDLRKELDLYAGVRPVTLAAGQSSPIAGAKGRRVDFVLIRESTEGLFWSLGKGEVSEDEARETLVITRKTSEKLFRFAFNLAAQRKVNGRGKGRVTCVDKANVFRAFAFFRSIFDEEAARHADLQADHAYVDAMALRMVQAPWDLDVLVTENMFGDILSDLGAGLMGGLGLAPSADIGDRHAVFQPCHGSAPDIAGQGAANPFAMILSAAMMLEWLGHQNDIGAAVEAGSALRRSVDEALSRSLALTRDLGGQASTEEAGAAVVTMLEDVAA; from the coding sequence ATGAAACCTTCGTTTGAGATTGCCGTGTTTGAGGGAGACGGGATCGGTCCGGAAATCATGAAGCCCACATTGGAGCTTCTGGATCGGATCGCCGGCAGGCACGGCCTCTCGCTCAGCTTCAACGAGGTGCCGGCGGGTGCAGCGCATTACGCAAGAACCGGGGAGGCGCTTCCCGTTTCGTCGCTGGAGGCAGCGCGCGCTGCGGACGCGATTTTGCTGGGAGCGATGGGCTTGCCGGACGTGCGCTATGACGACGGAACGGAGATTTCACCGCAGATCGACCTGCGCAAGGAACTCGATCTTTATGCTGGTGTGCGACCCGTCACGCTGGCTGCGGGGCAAAGCTCTCCGATTGCCGGGGCAAAGGGCCGCCGGGTCGATTTCGTTTTGATACGCGAAAGCACCGAAGGCTTGTTCTGGTCGCTGGGTAAAGGCGAGGTCAGCGAAGACGAGGCCCGCGAAACCCTTGTGATAACGCGCAAGACATCCGAGAAGCTGTTTCGCTTTGCCTTCAATCTAGCCGCGCAAAGAAAAGTCAATGGCCGCGGCAAGGGGCGTGTGACCTGTGTCGACAAGGCTAACGTATTCCGCGCCTTTGCCTTTTTCCGATCGATTTTCGACGAAGAGGCGGCGCGCCATGCCGACCTTCAAGCCGATCATGCCTATGTCGACGCCATGGCGCTGCGCATGGTCCAGGCGCCATGGGATCTTGATGTGCTCGTCACCGAAAACATGTTCGGTGATATCCTGTCCGATCTCGGGGCCGGCCTGATGGGTGGGCTCGGCCTTGCGCCGTCTGCGGATATTGGAGACCGCCATGCCGTTTTCCAGCCCTGTCATGGCTCCGCACCTGATATTGCCGGTCAGGGCGCGGCCAATCCGTTCGCCATGATCCTGTCGGCTGCTATGATGCTCGAGTGGCTGGGTCACCAGAATGATATCGGGGCGGCGGTTGAGGCAGGCAGCGCCTTGAGGCGTTCGGTCGATGAGGCGCTTTCCCGTTCGTTGGCGTTGACCCGCGATCTTGGCGGCCAGGCCTCGACCGAGGAGGCAGGCGCGGCGGTTGTCACCATGCTGGAGGATGTGGCTGCATGA
- a CDS encoding FMN-binding glutamate synthase family protein encodes MMRTVFYIVSAVALVVIGLVSFAWPPILWALVIVVPLILIGIYDILWAGHNVLHNYPVIGHLRYALEFISPEIHQYFIESNEDGKPYNRLQRHLVYARAQAAVDTQPFGTQRDLMDVGFIRASHSLAPKEVPDSEARIVVGGTECKKPYSASRLNISAMSFGALSPTAIHALNAGARRGNFAHNTGEGGLSPYHLAGGGDIIFQIGTGYFGCRTPEGKFDEDKFVGIANNEVVRMIEIKLSQGAKPAHGGVLPAAKVDEEISRIRGVPMGQDVISPPAHTTFSTPEGLLQWVARLRELSGGKPIGFKLCIGRRHEFMGIVKAMLETGILPDFITVDGAEGGTGAAPFEFTDRLGVPINEGLSFVQSCLVGASLRDELRLIASGKVVTGFNMVEKISLGADMCNVARPMLFALGCIQAVRCNTNTCPTGIATQDRRRAKAVDIRSRQKRVANFHNATIESFLDLVGAMGLTSPAQLSPDLIYQRVADETERAYDEIYPLLEPGELLGKKINPAYADHWARASAQAF; translated from the coding sequence ATGATGCGGACAGTCTTCTATATCGTTTCAGCCGTCGCGCTGGTCGTTATCGGATTGGTTTCATTTGCCTGGCCGCCGATCTTGTGGGCCCTCGTCATCGTCGTGCCGCTGATCCTCATCGGCATCTATGACATCCTTTGGGCGGGCCACAACGTTCTCCACAACTATCCGGTGATTGGTCATCTGCGCTATGCGCTTGAGTTCATCAGTCCTGAGATTCACCAGTACTTCATTGAGAGTAATGAGGACGGTAAACCCTATAACCGTCTGCAGCGGCATCTCGTTTACGCGCGGGCACAAGCGGCCGTGGACACCCAGCCCTTCGGCACGCAAAGGGATCTGATGGATGTCGGCTTTATCCGCGCAAGCCATTCTCTGGCTCCGAAAGAAGTTCCGGACAGTGAGGCGCGTATCGTTGTCGGTGGAACCGAATGCAAGAAACCCTATTCCGCCTCACGCCTCAATATTTCGGCAATGAGCTTCGGCGCGCTCAGCCCGACGGCGATTCACGCCCTTAATGCCGGCGCGCGTCGGGGGAACTTTGCCCACAATACCGGCGAAGGCGGGCTGAGCCCCTACCATCTGGCGGGCGGCGGCGACATTATTTTCCAGATTGGCACCGGTTACTTCGGTTGCCGCACGCCGGAGGGCAAATTTGACGAGGACAAGTTCGTCGGTATCGCAAACAACGAAGTTGTGCGGATGATTGAGATTAAACTGTCCCAGGGTGCCAAGCCCGCCCATGGCGGTGTCCTTCCCGCCGCCAAGGTGGATGAGGAGATTTCCCGCATTCGTGGCGTGCCTATGGGCCAAGATGTCATTTCGCCGCCGGCTCACACCACTTTCTCCACGCCCGAGGGGCTGCTGCAATGGGTGGCGCGGCTGCGCGAGCTGAGCGGTGGCAAGCCGATTGGCTTCAAACTCTGCATCGGCAGGCGGCATGAGTTCATGGGTATCGTCAAGGCGATGCTGGAGACCGGTATCCTGCCTGATTTTATCACGGTCGATGGGGCGGAAGGCGGAACGGGAGCTGCCCCGTTTGAATTCACCGACCGGTTGGGCGTGCCAATCAACGAGGGATTGTCTTTTGTCCAGTCCTGTCTCGTCGGGGCTTCCTTACGGGACGAACTGCGCCTCATTGCCAGCGGTAAAGTTGTCACCGGCTTCAACATGGTCGAGAAGATTTCGCTTGGAGCCGACATGTGCAACGTGGCCCGGCCCATGCTGTTTGCGCTTGGTTGTATTCAGGCTGTGCGTTGTAACACCAACACCTGCCCGACCGGCATTGCGACGCAGGACCGGAGACGTGCAAAGGCCGTCGACATTCGTTCCCGGCAGAAACGTGTCGCCAATTTCCACAACGCAACGATCGAGAGTTTCCTTGACCTTGTCGGAGCCATGGGTCTGACCTCGCCGGCGCAGCTTTCACCCGACTTGATTTATCAGCGTGTGGCCGATGAAACCGAGCGCGCCTATGACGAAATCTATCCGTTGCTTGAGCCAGGCGAATTATTGGGCAAGAAAATCAACCCTGCCTATGCGGATCACTGGGCCCGGGCCAGCGCGCAAGCGTTCTAG
- a CDS encoding MFS transporter — protein MNTSNASQERHNLSILTGQGTLSTIAWTMANPSIVLTYIAISLDLPVLLAGLLVTFSQAARLFTATFGTPVAERRIQKKRDLAITDMALAFSFIVALTAAAFGTQTIVAISFILCILIVGAASEYQAIITAGFYGNVLNSNSRNILMYSVMTLGGILASGLAWWAHRAFFHDPPFERHVVLVSIGVVCFVVASIVILLVREYTIRSEQEDHHGHQPHQRRSFIAIVETQLRDVYDKFSLLLTMEWFRSYLRIRLALLTVELSVPFYAILAALSHHESPKGLAALIISSATALIVSGPLWGAIGTKSTRLVMVLGAMMAASAGLLLIVDHFIQLASAPYIHAVALFLVTIAVRGVTTARYLYFIDIAPEKYVVTGIGVSKVAVRIVGIGLSFVLASVAHIQHVLWAILALALINGVTAILAMRAPEAPRNGETANA, from the coding sequence ATGAATACTTCGAACGCATCCCAGGAACGGCATAACCTGTCCATCCTCACCGGTCAGGGCACGCTCTCCACCATCGCGTGGACGATGGCAAACCCATCCATCGTGCTGACATATATCGCGATCTCACTGGATCTTCCGGTTCTTCTTGCCGGATTGCTTGTCACATTCAGCCAGGCCGCACGGCTTTTTACCGCCACATTCGGGACGCCCGTCGCAGAAAGGCGCATTCAGAAGAAACGAGATCTTGCCATAACCGACATGGCCTTGGCTTTCAGCTTCATCGTTGCATTGACAGCAGCGGCTTTCGGCACTCAGACCATCGTCGCCATATCATTTATCCTCTGCATATTGATTGTAGGGGCCGCTTCCGAGTATCAGGCCATTATCACCGCTGGATTTTATGGCAACGTTCTGAATTCAAATTCGCGCAATATCCTCATGTATTCGGTGATGACGCTCGGAGGTATTCTTGCATCCGGTCTGGCCTGGTGGGCGCATCGTGCGTTCTTCCATGACCCGCCGTTCGAGCGCCATGTCGTCCTGGTCTCGATCGGTGTCGTGTGTTTTGTTGTCGCCAGCATCGTCATCCTGCTGGTTCGTGAATACACCATCCGGTCCGAGCAGGAAGACCACCACGGGCACCAGCCGCATCAAAGACGGTCTTTCATCGCAATTGTGGAAACGCAGCTACGCGACGTCTACGACAAATTTAGCCTCCTCCTGACCATGGAATGGTTCCGCAGCTATTTAAGGATCCGGCTCGCTTTGCTGACGGTTGAGTTGTCAGTTCCGTTTTATGCGATCCTGGCTGCACTTTCGCACCATGAATCTCCAAAAGGGCTTGCCGCACTGATTATATCCTCGGCGACCGCGCTCATCGTATCGGGCCCGCTTTGGGGCGCTATCGGCACCAAATCGACCCGATTGGTCATGGTCCTCGGAGCCATGATGGCAGCGTCGGCTGGCCTGCTGCTGATCGTGGATCATTTCATCCAGCTTGCAAGCGCTCCCTATATCCACGCAGTCGCGCTGTTTCTCGTTACAATTGCGGTTCGCGGCGTTACCACGGCACGCTATCTCTATTTCATTGATATCGCACCGGAAAAATATGTTGTTACGGGTATTGGAGTTTCGAAGGTCGCCGTTCGGATCGTTGGTATAGGCCTATCGTTCGTATTGGCATCCGTTGCCCATATCCAGCACGTCCTTTGGGCGATCCTTGCGCTCGCGCTGATCAACGGTGTTACCGCGATACTGGCCATGCGCGCGCCGGAGGCGCCAAGAAACGGTGAAACGGCCAACGCCTAG
- a CDS encoding Gfo/Idh/MocA family protein, translating to MSFKSPIKVVCQGAGYFSRFHYDAWQRIADALPVASVNRDIEKAKATGLAAYDNLEQALDDHAPDLLDIITPPETHLDTIRRATAKGVRVIICQKPFCRDLEEAKEAVAIAKQAETILVVHENFRFQPWYRLMREEIENGRIGTLLQLTFRLRTGDGQGENAYLDRQPYFQTMPRLLIHETGVHFIDVFRYMLGEPDTIYADLRRHNPVIAGEDAGHFIMGFADGSRAVFDGNRLLDHNAENHRVTLGEAAAEGTDGTLFLDGAGAVRFRRFGAQEEEILLEPQQYQGFGGDCVHALQKHVIQGLISGTPIENLAEDYLRNIKLVEAVYRSNETGKRINL from the coding sequence ATGAGTTTCAAGAGCCCGATCAAGGTGGTCTGCCAGGGCGCGGGATATTTCAGCCGTTTTCACTACGATGCCTGGCAGCGCATTGCCGATGCGCTGCCCGTTGCGTCCGTGAACCGGGATATTGAAAAGGCAAAGGCAACCGGCCTTGCAGCTTACGATAATCTCGAACAGGCGCTGGATGACCATGCACCGGACCTGCTGGACATCATCACGCCGCCCGAAACCCATCTGGACACCATCAGGCGCGCGACGGCAAAGGGTGTTCGTGTCATCATCTGCCAAAAGCCCTTCTGCCGCGATCTTGAAGAGGCGAAGGAAGCTGTTGCCATAGCCAAACAGGCTGAAACCATTCTCGTTGTGCATGAGAATTTCCGCTTTCAGCCCTGGTATCGGCTGATGCGCGAGGAGATCGAAAACGGGCGTATCGGCACTCTGCTGCAGCTAACGTTCCGGCTGCGCACCGGGGATGGGCAGGGCGAAAATGCCTATCTTGACCGCCAACCCTACTTTCAGACCATGCCGCGTCTGCTCATCCATGAGACGGGCGTCCACTTTATCGACGTCTTTCGCTACATGCTTGGCGAACCCGATACAATCTATGCCGATCTGCGACGGCACAATCCGGTGATTGCCGGAGAGGATGCCGGCCATTTCATCATGGGTTTTGCCGACGGCAGCCGCGCTGTTTTCGACGGCAATCGGCTTTTGGACCACAATGCCGAAAACCATCGCGTCACGCTGGGTGAGGCAGCAGCCGAAGGCACTGATGGCACGTTGTTCCTCGATGGTGCGGGCGCTGTCCGCTTTCGGCGATTCGGTGCGCAGGAAGAAGAAATTCTACTGGAACCCCAGCAATATCAAGGGTTTGGCGGCGATTGCGTCCACGCCTTGCAAAAACATGTTATCCAAGGGCTGATAAGCGGCACACCGATCGAGAATCTGGCGGAGGATTATCTCCGGAACATCAAATTGGTCGAAGCGGTTTACAGGTCGAACGAAACCGGAAAGCGGATCAACCTTTAG
- a CDS encoding GntR family transcriptional regulator, whose amino-acid sequence MQQSEQAVTQEPKAQSQTQRAVSELKRMIVSSELPAGSSYLETELAEMLGMSRTPVREATLMLEAQGLVEVRPRRGVRILSISPDDMEEIYQILTELECLAAERVAERCDDPVMLEPLREASRRMETALEADNREAWAKADEDFHSRLLDLSGSERLKSVIANFNDQVRRARALTLYIRPAPQKSNADHLALIDALEKGDGPLARRIHRDHRIAAKSLMISLLRKHGFHQV is encoded by the coding sequence ATGCAGCAGAGCGAGCAGGCAGTCACTCAGGAGCCAAAAGCGCAATCGCAGACACAGCGCGCCGTGTCTGAGTTGAAGCGCATGATCGTCTCCAGCGAACTGCCCGCCGGCTCCAGCTATCTTGAAACCGAACTGGCGGAAATGCTTGGCATGTCGCGCACACCGGTGCGCGAAGCGACGCTGATGCTGGAAGCGCAGGGACTTGTCGAAGTCAGGCCGCGCCGCGGCGTTCGAATTCTGTCGATTTCGCCGGACGATATGGAAGAAATCTATCAGATCCTGACGGAACTGGAGTGCCTGGCGGCTGAGCGTGTCGCCGAACGCTGTGACGATCCTGTTATGCTTGAGCCTTTGCGCGAGGCGTCCCGGCGCATGGAAACGGCACTGGAGGCCGATAACCGCGAGGCATGGGCCAAAGCCGATGAAGACTTTCACAGCAGGCTCTTGGACCTCTCAGGCAGCGAACGCCTGAAATCGGTCATCGCCAATTTCAATGATCAGGTGCGGCGCGCACGTGCACTGACCCTTTACATACGTCCGGCTCCACAAAAATCGAATGCGGATCACCTGGCGCTGATCGATGCGCTTGAGAAGGGGGACGGCCCGCTGGCCCGCCGTATCCACCGTGATCACCGTATCGCCGCCAAGTCGCTGATGATCTCACTCTTGCGCAAACACGGCTTTCATCAGGTCTGA
- a CDS encoding PadR family transcriptional regulator, with amino-acid sequence MALSHAILVCLTERPMSGYDLAKFFDTSIGFFWRATHPQIYREMKKLGEKGYVTSSEEIQSGKPNRIVYSISQAGRRALKEWSREPVGPPLIKDDLLVRLQAIEHVDRDALRQQICGRLKVHKEQLEQYFHIRDVRFSDGEPGPEDLGKLMGLELGIQYEQGWITWCESVLKRLG; translated from the coding sequence TTGGCCTTATCCCACGCCATTCTGGTCTGTCTCACCGAGCGGCCGATGTCCGGCTATGACCTTGCCAAGTTCTTCGATACCTCGATCGGCTTCTTCTGGCGCGCGACCCACCCGCAGATTTATCGTGAAATGAAGAAGCTTGGCGAAAAGGGATACGTGACGTCGAGCGAAGAAATACAGTCCGGCAAACCAAACCGTATTGTCTACAGCATAAGCCAAGCGGGCAGGCGGGCCCTGAAAGAGTGGTCAAGGGAGCCGGTCGGCCCGCCTTTGATAAAGGACGACTTGCTGGTGCGTCTGCAGGCAATCGAACACGTGGATCGCGATGCGTTGCGTCAACAGATTTGCGGACGCCTCAAAGTGCACAAAGAGCAGCTCGAGCAGTATTTTCATATCCGCGACGTGCGTTTCAGCGACGGAGAGCCCGGGCCGGAAGACCTGGGCAAGCTGATGGGACTCGAACTTGGTATCCAGTACGAGCAGGGTTGGATTACCTGGTGCGAAAGCGTTTTGAAACGGCTTGGCTGA